A section of the bacterium genome encodes:
- the lnt gene encoding apolipoprotein N-acyltransferase, which produces MLRSLMVEPIDPMAFHRLKTVPSPFLCVLLSGLLQISIFPSLQFSWLGFVCFIPLLLLVPFLPSRDLFFYFFLSGFLFQLGNLYWIFHVLEHYTKLGFFLSGGILILLCLLLSLFWGTFGAVLGVLRSRLGMQIAMLAAPFVWITLEWLRNLFIQFPWCLLGYSQYSQLAIAQLASVTGVYGLSWLLMAFNAASTTVLVLRKCIYLLAIITVLLCIAYFGNRILSRPVAGNPITVGCIQGNIPQGVKLRYEFAEEINRKHLRMTEELIRARKPDLIVWSEYSTLFPLREGGLWWEQIMNLARRSRTPMLIGSDFFDRGRVYNSAFLVNSKGDIEGRYDKMYLVPFGEYVPLRSILFFAGKVVPEISDFSPGQNYETFRLRGNKFSVQICFDVIFPQLSRQFSLRDASLLVNITNDAWFGDTSAPRQHFAMAVMRAIENRRYMVRVANTGISGIIDPYGRVLQSAGVFVPAIHLRFLMVLNHPGWSCAKMTCDPKAQSVSICVPEKWRMNMVARILFFLLSLMLLLVSASASAGLEEASKAHGGLEQFRRFGTVEYDVRDWPFGKEGAHSDHQVIDLKSRKIVITSNRYKVGFDGKDVWIVGDLDVLGSPPRFYISTPFYFFGLPFFFADPGTKQESVGTKALEGKMYDVVKITFEKGVGDTPEDYYIAYFDKETNRLHLVLYIITYPAFRQGKPAEHLERHAIVYNEWQTVNGVIVPKKVTFRAWEKNQLGKAVGSYRYENVILRESRPDPEMFKMPKGAVIDKSHETK; this is translated from the coding sequence GTGCTCAGGTCTTTAATGGTGGAGCCTATTGACCCCATGGCGTTCCACCGGCTGAAAACAGTCCCTTCTCCATTTCTCTGCGTTCTGCTATCAGGACTGCTTCAGATCAGTATTTTCCCATCGTTGCAATTCTCGTGGCTCGGATTTGTATGTTTCATTCCCTTGCTGCTGCTGGTCCCTTTTCTTCCTTCACGTGATCTCTTTTTCTATTTTTTTCTGAGCGGATTCCTCTTTCAACTGGGCAACCTGTACTGGATCTTCCACGTGCTCGAGCATTATACGAAATTGGGGTTCTTTCTATCCGGCGGAATCCTGATTCTGCTTTGTTTGCTTCTGTCTCTCTTCTGGGGCACTTTCGGAGCGGTCCTGGGAGTATTACGTTCGCGATTGGGAATGCAGATCGCTATGCTGGCGGCTCCGTTTGTGTGGATCACTCTGGAATGGCTTCGCAATCTCTTCATTCAATTCCCCTGGTGCCTGCTCGGGTATAGCCAGTACAGCCAACTAGCGATTGCCCAATTGGCCAGCGTCACAGGAGTTTACGGGTTGTCCTGGCTCTTGATGGCCTTCAATGCCGCATCTACTACCGTATTAGTTCTTAGAAAATGCATCTATCTTTTAGCAATAATTACCGTCTTGTTGTGTATTGCATATTTCGGAAATCGTATCCTTTCACGGCCGGTAGCCGGAAACCCGATCACCGTGGGTTGTATTCAGGGAAACATTCCACAGGGCGTCAAATTGCGCTACGAGTTTGCCGAAGAAATCAACCGGAAACACTTGCGGATGACGGAAGAGTTAATCCGTGCCCGCAAACCGGACCTGATCGTATGGTCCGAATATTCCACCTTGTTTCCGCTTCGCGAAGGCGGCCTCTGGTGGGAGCAAATCATGAATCTGGCACGGCGCAGCCGTACGCCAATGCTGATCGGCAGCGATTTCTTCGATCGCGGAAGGGTATATAACAGCGCGTTTCTTGTAAACAGCAAGGGTGACATTGAAGGGCGCTACGACAAGATGTATCTGGTTCCGTTTGGCGAATACGTGCCGTTGCGTTCGATTTTGTTTTTTGCGGGCAAGGTAGTTCCGGAGATCTCTGATTTTTCTCCCGGACAGAACTATGAAACCTTTCGGTTGCGCGGGAATAAGTTTTCTGTCCAAATCTGTTTTGATGTCATCTTTCCGCAATTGTCCCGTCAGTTCTCTTTACGTGATGCTTCTCTCCTGGTGAATATCACCAACGATGCATGGTTTGGCGACACTTCCGCTCCGCGACAGCACTTCGCGATGGCTGTCATGAGAGCGATCGAGAACCGCCGTTATATGGTGCGAGTCGCCAATACAGGAATCAGTGGGATCATCGACCCGTATGGGCGCGTTCTGCAATCCGCCGGTGTTTTTGTGCCAGCCATCCATCTGCGTTTTCTCATGGTTCTCAATCACCCCGGGTGGAGTTGTGCGAAAATGACATGTGATCCCAAAGCGCAGAGCGTTTCGATCTGCGTCCCTGAAAAATGGAGGATGAACATGGTAGCAAGGATTTTGTTTTTTCTTTTATCGCTGATGCTTTTGCTTGTTTCCGCTTCCGCATCTGCGGGTCTGGAGGAAGCCTCCAAAGCTCACGGAGGACTCGAACAGTTCCGGCGTTTTGGAACTGTCGAGTATGACGTTCGGGATTGGCCCTTTGGGAAGGAAGGTGCACACAGTGATCATCAGGTTATTGATTTGAAGTCCCGCAAAATTGTAATTACGAGTAACCGATACAAGGTTGGCTTCGATGGAAAAGATGTTTGGATCGTCGGCGACCTGGATGTTTTAGGCAGCCCTCCGCGATTCTACATTTCTACACCGTTTTACTTCTTTGGACTTCCCTTCTTTTTCGCGGATCCAGGAACGAAACAGGAGTCTGTCGGTACGAAAGCGTTAGAAGGGAAAATGTATGACGTGGTCAAAATCACTTTCGAAAAAGGAGTTGGGGATACGCCCGAAGACTACTACATCGCGTACTTTGATAAGGAGACAAACCGGTTGCATCTGGTGCTGTACATCATTACGTACCCGGCGTTTCGTCAGGGCAAACCGGCAGAACACTTAGAGCGTCATGCGATCGTCTACAACGAATGGCAAACCGTGAATGGCGTTATCGTTCCTAAAAAGGTAACGTTCCGTGCCTGGGAAAAGAATCAACTGGGAAAGGCCGTTGGTTCCTACCGATACGAAAACGTGATTCTGCGCGAAAGCAGACCCGATCCCGAAATGTTCAAAATGCCGAAGGGGGCGGTCATCGACAAATCGCATGAGACGAAATAA